CCGAGACCATCTATCCGGACCGCTTCATGCACGTCCCGGAGCTGGTCAGGCTGGGCGCCGCCATCAGCCGGGACACCGCCACCGCCGTGGTCCACGGCACGGCGGGTCTCCAGGGGGCCCATGTGATGGCCACGGACCTGCGGGCCTCGGCCGCCCTGGTGCTGGCCGGGCTGGCCGCCGAGGGCGAAACCCACGTCCACCGCGTCTACCACCTCGACCGGGGCTACGAGAAGATGGAGGAGAAGCTGCGCGCCCTGGGCGCCGACGTCGAGCGTGTCGAGGAGGCCTAGGGCTCGTTAATATAAGCCGCCCGGCGCCGTCACGGTTCTTGCGGGCCGAGTCGTATCTGCCGACCGGGCAGATACGACTCGGTGCAAGAACGCGCGCCGGCGCCTCCCTTGACCCCGTCCCGGGCGCCCACTATAATCCAGGGTCCCCGCACGTCGGGGGCCGATTGTTACCCGGATTAACCATAAACGACCCGAGCGAACGTGGAAAGGAGGCGACGTGGAAGTCCTGCTCAGCGATATCGCCGCGCACGTGGGCCGGACCGTGACCGTCAAGGGTTGGGTCCACAACAAGCGGCAGAGCTCGAAGAAACTGCTGTTCCTGCAGTTGCGCGACGGCACCGGCACCATCCAGGGGGTGGTGGCGAAGAACGAGCTCGGCGAGGCGGGCTTCGCCGCCGCCGCCGCCGCGACGCTGGAGTGCTCCTGCGAGGTCGAGGGGTTGGTCAAGGCCGACGAGCGCGCTCCGACGGGCCACGAGCTGGTGGTCAGCGGTTTCCGCCTGGTGGGGGCGAGCCCTCCGGACTACCCGCTCCAGCCCCGGGGCAAGGGCGAGGAGCCCCACGGAGCGGATTTCCTCTTGAACCATCGTCATCTTTGGCTGCGCACTCCGCGTCAGCGGGCCATCCTGCGTCTGCGCGACCGGACGATCTTCTACCTGCGCAGCTTCTTCGACGAGCGTGGTTTCACCCTGATCGATTCGCCGATTCTGACGGCCAACGCCTGCGAGGGCACCAGCACCCTGTTCGAGGTCGACTACTTCGACCGGCCGGCCTACCTGTCCCAGTCCGGCCAGCTCTACGTCGAGCCGGCCTGTCAGGCCCTGCGCAAGGTCTACTGCTTCGGTCCGACCTTCCGGGCGGAGAAGTCCTTCACCCGCAAGCACCTGACCGAGTTCTGGATGCTGGAGCCCGAGGTGGCCTTCCTGACCCAGCGGGGCAATATGGACCTCCAGGAGGCGATGGTCAAGTACGTCGTGGGCCGGGTGCTGGAGGACGACACGGCGCTGATCAGCGAGATTCACGACAAGCGCGGCCTGGACTTCGCCGAGGACGAGGAGTCCGCTGACGAGGTCGTCGACCGGCTGGAGCAGGCCCGCGACACGGACTTCCTTCGCCTGACCTACGACGAGGCGCTGGCGGAGCTGGAGCGCCGGGGCGAACCGCTGGAGTGGGGGGAGGACTTCGGCGCGCCCCACGAGTCCGCCCTGGTCGAGGGTCTAACGGTGCCGGTCTTCGTCGAGCGTTGGCCGGCGCAGGCCAAGGCCTTCTACATGGAGCCGGACTTTAATGACGAGCGCTACGTTCAGTGCGACGACCTGATCACCAGCGGCGGCTACGGCGAGCTGATCGGCGGCAGCATCCGCATCCACGATCCCGAGCTGCTGCTCGAGCGGATCGACGACCACGGCCTCGACCGGGTCGACTTCCAGTGGTACCTGGACGTGCGGCGCTACGGCAGCGTGCCCCACGGCGGCTACGGCCTGGGGCTGGAGCGTTTCGTCCAGTGGCTGGGCGGCGTGCGCCACATCCGCGAGGTGATCCCCTTCCCGCGGACGATCAAACGCCTGGAGCCCTAGGCTGAGCGAACGGTGGACTGACGGGGGCGGGCATTCCAGGTCGGCCCCTTCTTCGTTACCGGTGATTACGAGTGACGCAGCTTGTCGCGAGCCCGGCGGAAAAATCCGCTGGACCGAGGCCCCGGCGGAAGCCGGGGCCTCGTCGTTCGTCAAGGGTCAATCGGTAACGGCCGCCGATTCAATACCCCTCGATGATGCGGTTGACGATCCGCTCGGCGAGGAGTTCGACGAGGCGCTCGTAGGCCTGCTCCTCGGTCTCGGCCTCCATCCCGGCGACGTCGATATCGTAGTAGTCGACCTTCTCGCGCAGGGTGGGCACGTGGAACAGGTCGCGTTTGCTGGCCAGGTCGCGGAAGGTCAGCTCGACCTCGACGGTCAGCTCGCGCTCCTTGACGTCCTCCTCGACGTCGTAGGTCTTGGCCCGGGTGACGTAGCGGGTGATGCTGACCAGGAGGAGGGCGTCGGCGCGGTCGCGGTCCCTGACGGTCAACGGGGAGTTGGTCAGCAGCTCCTCGATGACCTCCTCGGTGAGGGTCTGCTCGATGCCGTAGGTGAAGGTCTGGTTCTCGAAAACGGGGACGGCGACGGACTCGATCCCCGGCGGCAGGTTGGGGGTGAAGGTGTAGCGGCAGCCGCCGAAGAGGACGAGGGACACAAGGGCGATCATCGGCAGGCGTCTCATGGGGCCACCTCGCGCAGGTAGGTCGTCAGCCGGGCCAGGGCGCGGCCGCGGTGGCTGACGGCGTGTTTCTCCTCGGGTCGGTACTGGGCGAAGGTGCGCTCGTCGCCCGCGGGATGGAACAGGGGATCGTAGCCGAAGCCGCCGTCGCCCCGCCGCCGGTCGCCGATCAGGCCCTGAACCTCGCCCCGGGTGCTGAAGAGGATACCGCCTGCGGCGTCGACCAGGGCCAGGGCGCAGGTGTAGTGGGCCCGGCGGTCGGCGACCCCCTCGAGCTCGGCCAGCAGGCGGGTGTTGTTGAGCGCGTCGGCCTCGGCGCCGGGAACGCGCAGCCGTCGCCCGCCGGGATAGCCCGGGTGGACGCGGCGCAATTCGGCGTCGGTCAAGCCGTGGTAACGGGCGCTG
Above is a window of Candidatus Coatesbacteria bacterium DNA encoding:
- the rdgB gene encoding RdgB/HAM1 family non-canonical purine NTP pyrophosphatase, producing the protein MSFGRLIVATRNPAKLRELRELLEPRGLELLGLNELDPDGALRIVENGRTFRDNALIKARAVAGAFGVPGLGEDSGLSVAALGGAPGVLSARYHGLTDAELRRVHPGYPGGRRLRVPGAEADALNNTRLLAELEGVADRRAHYTCALALVDAAGGILFSTRGEVQGLIGDRRRGDGGFGYDPLFHPAGDERTFAQYRPEEKHAVSHRGRALARLTTYLREVAP
- the asnS gene encoding asparagine--tRNA ligase codes for the protein MEVLLSDIAAHVGRTVTVKGWVHNKRQSSKKLLFLQLRDGTGTIQGVVAKNELGEAGFAAAAAATLECSCEVEGLVKADERAPTGHELVVSGFRLVGASPPDYPLQPRGKGEEPHGADFLLNHRHLWLRTPRQRAILRLRDRTIFYLRSFFDERGFTLIDSPILTANACEGTSTLFEVDYFDRPAYLSQSGQLYVEPACQALRKVYCFGPTFRAEKSFTRKHLTEFWMLEPEVAFLTQRGNMDLQEAMVKYVVGRVLEDDTALISEIHDKRGLDFAEDEESADEVVDRLEQARDTDFLRLTYDEALAELERRGEPLEWGEDFGAPHESALVEGLTVPVFVERWPAQAKAFYMEPDFNDERYVQCDDLITSGGYGELIGGSIRIHDPELLLERIDDHGLDRVDFQWYLDVRRYGSVPHGGYGLGLERFVQWLGGVRHIREVIPFPRTIKRLEP